A window from Micromonospora profundi encodes these proteins:
- a CDS encoding DUF4129 domain-containing protein: protein MTDGTRPPTPSPTVEPGVLRPVVGLFRRWWPVGAVAALLAAAALASGNSSIGANRIPPAAENIPWVPEYPSEQPAPSYPVEPRDAGEATQAHIPQWIATAALALLGLAILVVLGYLTWILIRGVVRRTTRALPAQRPRRTAEGTAREVVAALDAGLVELDDQDTDPRVAVIACWVRLEDAAAAAGVPRQPGDTPTDLVTRLLRGDPSAGVPAIVSADVLAEFAHVYREARYATRDVDEGTRDQARAALRRLRGELAIVTMGAPEVSP, encoded by the coding sequence ATGACTGACGGAACGCGACCGCCCACGCCGTCCCCGACCGTCGAGCCGGGGGTGCTGCGCCCGGTGGTCGGCCTGTTCCGGCGGTGGTGGCCGGTGGGTGCGGTCGCCGCCCTGCTCGCCGCGGCTGCCCTGGCCTCCGGGAACTCGTCGATCGGGGCCAACCGGATCCCGCCGGCTGCCGAGAACATTCCCTGGGTGCCCGAGTACCCGTCGGAGCAGCCGGCCCCGTCGTACCCGGTGGAGCCGAGGGACGCCGGTGAGGCCACCCAGGCGCACATCCCGCAGTGGATCGCGACAGCGGCGCTCGCCCTGCTCGGCCTGGCCATCCTCGTCGTGCTGGGCTATCTCACCTGGATCCTGATCCGCGGGGTGGTGCGCCGCACCACCCGGGCGCTGCCGGCGCAACGACCCCGGCGTACGGCCGAGGGCACCGCCCGCGAGGTGGTCGCCGCCCTCGACGCGGGCCTTGTCGAGTTGGACGACCAGGACACCGACCCGCGCGTCGCGGTCATCGCCTGTTGGGTACGCCTGGAGGACGCCGCCGCAGCAGCCGGTGTTCCCCGCCAGCCCGGCGACACCCCTACCGACCTGGTGACCCGGCTGTTGCGGGGCGACCCGTCGGCAGGGGTTCCGGCAATCGTCAGCGCCGACGTGCTGGCCGAGTTCGCACACGTCTACCGCGAGGCCCGGTACGCCACCCGGGACGTCGACGAGGGCACCCGTGACCAGGCCCGCGCCGCGCTGCGTCGGCTGCGCGGCGAGCTGGCGATAGTGACGATGGGTGCTCCCGAGGTGTCACCGTGA
- a CDS encoding uracil-DNA glycosylase, translating into MAEPRTPDQVVARAARAEDLADLDAAVSDCFACPRLVRWREEVARTRRAAFRDQEYWGRPVPGFGPADARIGILGLAPAAHGGNRTGRIFTGDRSGDVLFAALHRAGLANQPTSVAADDGLALRTTRIFAAVRCAPPDNKPTPVERDTCAPWVHREVTLIRPTLRVVVALGAFAWAAWWPVLRQVYGQRPPSPRPAFGHGAHWSGVAVPELLGCYHVSQQNTFTGRLTPGMLDDVFGRAKQLAEVD; encoded by the coding sequence TTGGCTGAGCCGCGTACCCCCGATCAGGTCGTCGCCCGCGCTGCGCGGGCGGAGGACCTGGCCGACCTGGACGCTGCCGTCAGCGACTGTTTCGCCTGCCCCCGGCTCGTCCGGTGGCGGGAGGAGGTGGCCCGCACCCGCCGGGCCGCCTTCCGCGACCAGGAATACTGGGGCCGCCCGGTTCCGGGGTTCGGCCCCGCCGACGCGCGGATCGGCATCCTCGGCCTGGCGCCGGCCGCGCACGGCGGCAACCGCACCGGCCGGATCTTCACCGGCGACCGGTCGGGCGACGTGCTCTTCGCCGCCCTGCACCGCGCCGGCCTGGCCAACCAACCGACGAGCGTCGCCGCCGACGACGGGCTGGCCCTGCGGACCACCCGGATCTTCGCGGCAGTCCGTTGCGCGCCGCCGGACAACAAGCCCACCCCGGTCGAGCGGGACACCTGCGCGCCCTGGGTGCACCGTGAGGTCACCCTCATCCGGCCCACCCTGCGCGTCGTGGTCGCGCTCGGCGCGTTCGCCTGGGCCGCGTGGTGGCCGGTGCTACGCCAGGTGTACGGCCAGCGCCCGCCCAGCCCGCGACCGGCGTTCGGGCATGGGGCACACTGGTCCGGCGTGGCCGTACCAGAATTGCTCGGCTGTTACCACGTGAGCCAGCAGAACACCTTCACCGGGCGGCTGACGCCGGGGATGCTGGACGACGTCTTCGGCCGGGCCAAACAGTTGGCCGAAGTGGACTGA
- a CDS encoding dienelactone hydrolase family protein, protein MGEMVSYPSNGGTSEGYLAIPASGMTSPAVIVIQEWWGLVPHIRSVADRFAEAGFVALAPDFYHGETTSEPDEAQRLLLALRMDEAAKDIAGAADYLAGRPEVTGKVGAVGFCAGASLALWSATLSERIVATVGFYPVLPWESMRPDWTDYAGKAALIHCSEEDGTSSGEGVQTARRAIEEAGGSCQLYDYPGTAHAFFNDDRPEAFDQRSAASAWARTLEHFRGKLG, encoded by the coding sequence ATGGGCGAAATGGTGAGCTACCCCAGCAACGGTGGCACGAGCGAGGGGTATCTCGCGATACCCGCCAGCGGAATGACCAGCCCGGCTGTCATCGTCATCCAGGAGTGGTGGGGGCTGGTCCCGCACATCCGGTCGGTGGCCGACCGGTTCGCCGAGGCCGGCTTCGTCGCCCTCGCACCGGACTTCTACCACGGCGAGACGACAAGCGAGCCCGACGAGGCGCAGCGCCTGCTGCTGGCGCTGCGGATGGACGAGGCGGCAAAGGACATCGCCGGCGCCGCCGACTATCTCGCCGGTCGCCCGGAGGTCACCGGTAAGGTCGGCGCCGTGGGATTCTGCGCCGGCGCCAGCCTGGCGCTGTGGTCGGCCACGCTCTCCGAGCGGATCGTCGCCACAGTCGGCTTCTACCCCGTGCTGCCCTGGGAATCGATGCGCCCCGACTGGACCGACTACGCCGGCAAGGCTGCGCTCATCCACTGCTCCGAGGAGGACGGCACCTCGTCCGGCGAGGGCGTACAGACCGCCCGCCGGGCCATCGAGGAGGCCGGCGGCAGCTGCCAGCTGTACGACTACCCGGGCACCGCGCACGCCTTCTTCAACGACGACCGGCCGGAGGCGTTCGACCAGCGCTCCGCCGCCAGCGCCTGGGCACGCACCCTGGAACACTTCCGGGGCAAGCTTGGCTGA
- a CDS encoding LppU/SCO3897 family protein: MSEQVAPPPASDAATPQPAVATPPPAPSEAKKSGAKKALGIIGTILVIVVIAGLKFGIGSFLNKDETADAKAGDCIAELPEITGTEQEKVSGAKVVECTSTDAAYNVVGRVEDQTEAQAKADTACNQFFKEDDEGYIFSSIAPGKTGYVLCLTKKA, from the coding sequence TTGTCAGAGCAGGTCGCACCGCCCCCCGCGTCCGACGCCGCAACACCCCAGCCGGCCGTCGCGACGCCGCCTCCGGCCCCGTCTGAGGCGAAGAAATCCGGTGCAAAGAAAGCCCTCGGCATCATCGGCACGATCCTCGTGATCGTCGTCATCGCCGGCCTGAAGTTCGGTATCGGCAGCTTCCTGAACAAGGACGAGACCGCCGACGCCAAGGCGGGCGACTGCATCGCCGAGCTGCCCGAGATCACCGGCACCGAGCAGGAGAAGGTCAGCGGCGCCAAGGTCGTCGAGTGCACCTCCACCGACGCTGCGTACAACGTGGTCGGTCGGGTGGAGGACCAGACCGAGGCCCAGGCCAAGGCCGACACCGCCTGTAACCAGTTCTTCAAGGAAGACGACGAGGGTTACATCTTCTCCAGCATCGCACCGGGCAAGACCGGCTACGTGCTCTGCCTGACCAAGAAGGCCTGA
- a CDS encoding HAAS signaling domain-containing protein, producing the protein MTVTEQEITDYVTRVRAALADLPPAQRDELTEDLADHLTEVAAESEGTLVERLGEPETYAAELRAAAGVGAVRGRNLDQRVATMLAGLQGRLRVLDTGLGPALGYETASDFLRLLRPAWWVLRGYLAAMLLTVITTGGAFGVLPRFGGELLAGLIMLVAFVLASIWLGRRSAQLSRWPRSALQVGSAVLVVFALSALVQAEDRMRYGDYGVDPASINGPYDNVRDVFVYDSEGRLVENARLFDQNGDPIRLGYPDCEGRIDEYGNPLLRPYPYCLEQAPFGHRAPGVPVRPETPNVTPTPTPEAPTPPGPTATPTTTHSSDPTPSPTR; encoded by the coding sequence ATGACCGTCACGGAGCAGGAGATCACCGACTATGTGACGCGGGTCCGGGCCGCTCTGGCCGACCTGCCGCCGGCTCAACGCGACGAGCTGACCGAGGACCTTGCCGACCACCTGACCGAGGTCGCCGCCGAATCCGAGGGCACCCTCGTCGAGCGGCTGGGCGAGCCGGAGACGTACGCCGCCGAGCTGCGTGCCGCGGCCGGCGTCGGTGCGGTTCGCGGGCGCAACCTCGACCAGCGGGTCGCCACCATGCTGGCCGGGCTCCAGGGCCGGCTCCGGGTGCTCGACACCGGGCTCGGCCCCGCCCTGGGGTACGAGACGGCAAGCGACTTCCTCCGGTTGCTGCGGCCCGCCTGGTGGGTGCTGCGCGGTTACCTGGCGGCCATGCTGCTCACCGTGATCACCACCGGGGGCGCCTTCGGTGTGCTGCCCCGGTTCGGCGGCGAACTGCTCGCCGGTCTGATCATGCTTGTCGCCTTCGTGCTCGCCTCGATCTGGCTCGGCCGTCGCTCCGCCCAGTTGAGCCGCTGGCCGCGCTCGGCGCTTCAGGTCGGCAGCGCAGTGCTCGTGGTCTTCGCGCTCTCCGCCCTGGTCCAGGCCGAGGACCGGATGCGCTACGGCGACTACGGCGTCGACCCTGCGTCGATCAACGGCCCCTACGACAATGTCCGGGACGTCTTCGTCTACGACAGCGAGGGTCGGTTGGTGGAGAACGCCCGGCTCTTCGACCAGAACGGCGACCCGATTCGCCTGGGCTACCCGGACTGCGAGGGCCGCATCGACGAGTACGGCAACCCGCTACTGCGGCCCTACCCGTACTGCCTGGAGCAGGCACCCTTCGGCCATCGCGCGCCGGGCGTGCCGGTGCGACCCGAGACGCCGAACGTGACACCCACACCCACGCCGGAGGCGCCAACACCGCCGGGCCCCACCGCGACGCCGACCACGACGCACAGTAGCGATCCGACGCCGAGTCCGACGAGGTGA
- a CDS encoding PadR family transcriptional regulator, with translation MDTTQLLKGVLDLAVLAVLREEDGYGYDILRRLREAGLDEVGDASVYGTLRRLFAAGLLTTYVVPSESGPHRKYYALNAAGRDQLTRSGKLWRSFATTMDSLLDDRGLAA, from the coding sequence GTGGACACCACACAGTTGTTGAAGGGCGTGCTCGATCTGGCCGTCCTCGCCGTGCTCCGCGAGGAGGACGGCTACGGCTACGACATCCTGCGCCGGCTCCGCGAGGCCGGCCTGGACGAGGTCGGCGACGCCTCCGTCTACGGCACGCTGCGCCGGCTCTTCGCCGCGGGCCTGCTCACCACCTACGTCGTGCCGAGCGAATCCGGCCCGCACCGCAAGTACTACGCACTCAACGCCGCCGGGCGTGACCAGTTGACCCGCTCCGGCAAGCTCTGGCGCTCGTTCGCCACCACAATGGACAGTCTGCTCGACGATCGGGGGCTGGCGGCATGA
- a CDS encoding Ppx/GppA phosphatase family protein, which translates to MAAIDCGTNSIRLLIADLPDESAGAEAPLVDVTRRMEIVRLGQGVDRTGRLAPEAIERTRVALASYAADIETLGAQRVRMCATSASRDAANAADFTEMVQRTLGVAPEVVTGDEEARLSFTGAVRGLPADAKEPFLVVDIGGGSTEFVVGDRDGGVRAAISVDIGCVRMTERHLPGDPPTPEQVAAAQADIATVVDRALAAVPGREAATLVGLAGSVTTVVALAQGLREYDPERIHHARVSYEAVAQVTSDLLGQTREQRLANPVMHPGRADVIGAGALVLRVIMERAGMPSVVASEHDILDGIAWSLQPAVR; encoded by the coding sequence GTGGCGGCCATCGACTGCGGGACCAACTCGATCCGACTGTTGATCGCCGACCTGCCGGACGAGTCCGCAGGTGCCGAGGCGCCACTTGTCGACGTGACCCGTCGGATGGAGATCGTCCGGCTGGGGCAGGGTGTGGACCGCACCGGGCGACTCGCACCGGAGGCGATCGAGCGGACCCGGGTGGCGTTGGCGTCGTACGCCGCCGACATCGAGACGTTGGGTGCGCAGCGGGTGCGGATGTGTGCCACGTCGGCCTCCCGCGATGCCGCAAACGCCGCCGACTTCACCGAGATGGTGCAGCGCACCCTAGGTGTGGCGCCCGAGGTGGTCACCGGCGACGAGGAGGCCCGGCTGTCGTTCACCGGCGCGGTGCGGGGGCTGCCTGCCGACGCGAAGGAGCCGTTCCTTGTCGTGGACATCGGCGGCGGTTCCACCGAGTTCGTGGTCGGTGACCGGGACGGTGGGGTGCGGGCGGCGATCTCGGTGGACATCGGCTGCGTCCGGATGACCGAGCGGCACCTGCCCGGTGACCCGCCGACGCCCGAGCAGGTGGCGGCAGCGCAGGCCGACATCGCGACAGTGGTGGACAGGGCGCTCGCCGCGGTGCCGGGCCGCGAGGCGGCCACCCTTGTCGGTCTCGCCGGGTCGGTCACCACTGTTGTGGCGCTCGCGCAGGGCCTACGGGAGTACGACCCGGAGCGCATCCACCACGCCCGGGTGTCGTACGAGGCGGTCGCCCAGGTGACCTCGGACCTGCTGGGGCAGACCCGTGAGCAGCGGTTGGCGAACCCGGTTATGCATCCGGGTCGGGCCGACGTGATCGGCGCGGGCGCGCTGGTGCTCCGCGTGATCATGGAGCGGGCGGGGATGCCGTCGGTGGTCGCCTCGGAGCACGACATCCTCGACGGCATCGCCTGGAGTCTCCAGCCAGCCGTGCGCTAG
- a CDS encoding amino-acid N-acetyltransferase, giving the protein MSAQAGSSAPESQILVRRARTGDVRGIRRLVDTYTDDRRLLSKATVTLYEQVQEFRVAVRHSDDAVVGCGALHVMWEDLAEIRTVAVDPSCRGRRIGHRLVGELIDAARELGVARIFVLTFETQFFGAFGFREIDGAPVPQPVYEQLLRSYDEGVAEFLDLERVKPNTLGNTRMLLRL; this is encoded by the coding sequence ATGAGCGCGCAGGCCGGGTCCTCGGCGCCCGAGAGTCAGATCCTGGTACGGCGGGCACGCACCGGGGACGTGCGGGGCATCCGGCGGCTGGTCGACACGTACACCGATGACCGGCGGCTGCTGAGCAAGGCCACGGTCACCCTCTACGAGCAGGTGCAGGAGTTCCGGGTGGCGGTCCGCCACTCCGACGACGCGGTGGTGGGCTGCGGGGCGCTGCACGTCATGTGGGAGGACCTTGCCGAGATCCGCACTGTGGCGGTGGACCCGTCGTGCCGGGGCCGGCGGATCGGGCACCGGCTGGTGGGCGAGCTGATCGACGCTGCCCGGGAGTTGGGCGTGGCACGGATCTTCGTGCTCACCTTCGAGACACAGTTCTTCGGCGCGTTCGGTTTCCGTGAGATCGACGGCGCGCCGGTGCCGCAGCCGGTGTACGAGCAGTTGCTGCGCTCGTACGACGAGGGTGTCGCGGAGTTCCTGGACCTGGAGCGGGTCAAGCCGAACACCCTGGGCAACACCCGGATGCTGCTGCGGCTCTGA
- a CDS encoding DUF501 domain-containing protein: MTVVPPSEPAADSVPLPQREPATEADLAAVAAQLGRTPRGSRAVAHRCPCGLPDVVETTPRLADGTPFPTLFYLTCPRATAACSRLESAGLMKEMADRLAADPELAAHYRAAHEDYLARREAIAEVPEIAGISAGGMPGRVKCLHVHVGHALGAGPGVNPFGDETLALVEPWWTTGPCVDVPAAE, translated from the coding sequence GTGACTGTCGTACCACCATCGGAGCCGGCGGCGGATTCCGTACCCCTGCCGCAGCGGGAGCCGGCCACCGAGGCCGACCTGGCCGCGGTGGCGGCGCAGCTCGGCCGTACGCCCCGGGGCAGCCGTGCGGTGGCGCACCGCTGCCCGTGTGGCCTGCCGGACGTGGTGGAGACGACGCCCCGCCTGGCCGACGGCACCCCGTTCCCGACGCTGTTCTACCTGACCTGCCCCCGTGCGACGGCGGCGTGCAGCCGGCTGGAGTCGGCCGGGCTGATGAAGGAGATGGCCGACCGGCTGGCAGCCGATCCGGAGTTGGCCGCCCACTACCGTGCGGCGCACGAGGACTACCTGGCCCGGCGGGAGGCGATCGCCGAGGTGCCGGAGATCGCCGGGATCTCCGCCGGCGGGATGCCCGGGCGGGTGAAGTGCCTGCATGTGCACGTCGGGCACGCGCTGGGCGCCGGCCCGGGTGTGAACCCGTTCGGCGACGAGACGTTGGCGCTGGTCGAGCCCTGGTGGACGACCGGCCCGTGCGTGGACGTGCCGGCGGCCGAATGA
- a CDS encoding FtsB family cell division protein, whose amino-acid sequence MQQRRTPGGQRPARRPGQSGRPGGGRAIRGSVRDAGVRAEPRGAAGRAPSAARGAEGGRSANRPAAARRTASGGSVKRLSAPHPRRFTGRATVLFAVLIALALAYTYPVQVYLDQQADIERMEAAQAAQEEEIAKLAAEAAKWKDDEYIKTQARERFFMGEPGEKMMVVLHDPEGAARDAGKPDGPATPAGPTTWYDTLWSSVRAADSQQPGK is encoded by the coding sequence ATGCAGCAGCGCCGCACACCGGGTGGTCAGCGTCCCGCCCGCCGGCCGGGTCAGTCCGGCCGGCCGGGCGGTGGCCGGGCCATCCGTGGGTCGGTCCGGGACGCGGGCGTACGCGCCGAGCCGCGCGGCGCTGCCGGCCGGGCACCGAGCGCCGCCCGGGGTGCTGAGGGCGGGCGCTCCGCGAACCGTCCGGCCGCTGCCCGGCGTACCGCCTCCGGTGGTTCCGTGAAGCGGCTCTCCGCACCCCACCCCCGTCGCTTCACCGGCCGGGCCACAGTGCTGTTCGCGGTGCTCATCGCGCTCGCCCTCGCGTACACCTATCCGGTTCAGGTCTACCTGGACCAGCAGGCCGACATCGAACGGATGGAGGCCGCGCAGGCGGCGCAGGAGGAGGAGATCGCGAAGCTCGCCGCCGAGGCGGCGAAGTGGAAGGACGACGAGTACATCAAGACGCAGGCCCGGGAACGGTTCTTCATGGGCGAACCGGGCGAGAAGATGATGGTGGTGCTGCACGACCCGGAGGGTGCCGCCCGCGACGCCGGGAAGCCCGACGGCCCGGCCACGCCGGCCGGCCCGACGACCTGGTACGACACGCTCTGGTCGAGCGTGCGGGCGGCGGACAGCCAGCAACCGGGCAAGTGA
- the eno gene encoding phosphopyruvate hydratase produces the protein MATIEGIVAREILDSRGNPTVEVEVGLDDGTVARAAVPSGASTGAFEAIELRDGDAGRYQGKGVEKAVSNVEDKIVDQIIGYEASEQRLIDQKMLDIDGTDSKSELGANAILGVSLAVAKAAAGSAELSLFRYLGGPNAHLLPVPMMNILNGGAHADSNVDIQEFMIAPIGAPTFREALRSGAEVYHALKSVLKKKGLSTGLGDEGGFAPNLPTNAAALDLIAEAVEKAGYRLGTDIVFALDVAATEFFDNGTYTFEGAGKSAEDMSTYYTKLADEYPIVSIEDPLAEDDWTGWQTLTASIGDRVQIVGDDLFVTNPLRIARGIAEKAANAVLVKVNQIGSLTETLDAVDLAHRAGFKCMMSHRSGETEDTTIADLAVATGCGQIKTGAPARSDRVAKYNQLLRIEEELGDAARYAGAGAFPRYRSA, from the coding sequence GTGGCAACCATCGAGGGAATCGTCGCCCGGGAGATTCTCGACTCGCGGGGCAACCCCACGGTCGAGGTCGAGGTCGGCCTGGACGACGGCACTGTGGCCCGCGCCGCCGTGCCCTCCGGCGCCTCCACCGGCGCCTTCGAGGCGATCGAGCTGCGCGACGGTGACGCCGGCCGCTACCAGGGCAAGGGCGTGGAGAAGGCGGTCTCCAACGTCGAGGACAAGATCGTCGACCAGATCATCGGGTACGAGGCCAGCGAGCAGCGGCTGATCGACCAGAAGATGCTCGACATCGACGGCACCGACAGCAAGTCGGAGCTGGGCGCGAACGCCATCCTCGGCGTCTCCCTCGCGGTCGCGAAGGCCGCCGCCGGCAGCGCCGAGCTGAGCCTCTTCCGCTACCTGGGTGGCCCGAACGCGCACCTGCTGCCGGTGCCGATGATGAACATCCTCAACGGTGGCGCGCACGCCGACTCCAACGTCGACATCCAGGAGTTCATGATCGCGCCGATCGGCGCGCCCACCTTCCGTGAGGCGCTGCGCTCCGGCGCGGAGGTCTACCACGCGCTGAAGTCGGTGCTGAAGAAGAAGGGCCTGTCGACCGGGCTCGGCGACGAGGGCGGCTTCGCGCCGAACCTGCCGACCAACGCGGCGGCCCTGGATCTGATCGCCGAGGCTGTCGAGAAGGCCGGCTACCGGCTCGGCACGGACATCGTGTTCGCCCTCGACGTGGCGGCGACCGAGTTCTTCGACAACGGCACCTACACCTTCGAAGGTGCCGGCAAGTCCGCCGAGGACATGAGCACCTACTACACCAAGCTGGCCGACGAGTACCCGATCGTGTCGATCGAGGACCCGCTGGCCGAGGACGACTGGACCGGCTGGCAGACGCTCACCGCGTCGATCGGTGACCGGGTGCAGATCGTCGGCGACGACCTGTTCGTGACAAACCCGCTGCGCATCGCCCGCGGTATCGCGGAGAAGGCGGCGAACGCCGTGCTGGTGAAGGTCAACCAGATCGGCTCGCTGACCGAGACCCTGGACGCTGTGGACCTGGCGCACCGCGCCGGCTTCAAGTGCATGATGAGCCACCGTTCCGGCGAGACCGAGGACACCACAATCGCCGACCTGGCGGTGGCCACCGGCTGCGGCCAGATCAAGACGGGCGCGCCGGCCCGCTCCGACCGGGTCGCCAAGTACAACCAGCTGCTCCGGATCGAGGAGGAGCTGGGCGACGCGGCGCGCTACGCCGGTGCCGGTGCCTTCCCGCGCTACCGTTCGGCCTGA